Proteins co-encoded in one Flavivirga eckloniae genomic window:
- a CDS encoding patatin-like phospholipase family protein, with protein MKIKGTILILFLFVLFSAKAQNETQKHKPKVGLVLSGGGAKGLAHIGVLKVIDSLGVKVDYVAGTSMGAIIGSLYASGYTGKQLDSIFKEVNFDDILNDDLPRASKAFYERDNDEKYAIKLPFNDFKIKLPSALSRGQNTYSLLSRLTLHLNEIDDFSELPIPFFCIATNIETGEAVMLDKGNLAQSVMASGALPSIFQPVVIDDKVLTDGGVVNNYPIDELRAKGMDVIIGVDVQHGLVGRKKLTSAPDVLLQINNFRTINAMKVKAPKTDIYIKPDIEDFTVVSFSEGAKIIETGKQAAINRIEALKDLAEKGLKEDTRPIPEIKGQDSIVINSISLKGKNSYTRAYVLGKLKLKQNKKISYKTFNKGVNSLVATNNFDSFLYEFEKTEGTEGYDLHGTLVETKNTAFLKAGIHYDDLYKSGLLLNITKKHLLFDNDVASLDVILGDNVRYNFEYLIDKGFYWSIGIKSGFQQFHKNISAQLLLEDDQLGVGLNKIDAELQDQTNQFYVQSLFRKDFAFGVGAEHKRLEVKSPTIAINNNPEEEFLFENTDYLSVFGYLKLDTYDNKYFPKKGFYFDSDLHLYLYASDFNKDFKKFSIAKADIGYAFSVSNKLAFNLQTNGGFKLGDKSTQALDFALGGYGNNLINNFEPFLGYDFLSLTGNSYVKASAIADYEIFKNHHVTLEGNWANVDDNIFDTGEWFTLPDYRGYALGYAINTFIGPVQAKFSYSPEQRKAIWFFNVGFWF; from the coding sequence TTGAAAATAAAAGGAACCATATTAATCCTATTCCTATTCGTTTTATTTTCTGCGAAAGCACAAAACGAAACACAAAAACACAAACCAAAAGTTGGCTTAGTGCTAAGTGGAGGTGGAGCCAAAGGCTTAGCACATATCGGAGTCCTTAAAGTGATTGATAGCTTAGGTGTTAAAGTAGATTATGTGGCAGGAACAAGTATGGGGGCTATTATTGGTTCATTATATGCTTCAGGATATACAGGAAAACAGTTGGATTCCATTTTTAAGGAAGTCAACTTTGATGATATTTTAAATGATGATTTGCCCCGAGCTTCAAAAGCATTTTACGAACGGGATAATGATGAAAAATACGCTATAAAGCTTCCGTTTAATGATTTTAAAATTAAATTACCATCTGCGCTTTCCAGAGGTCAGAATACTTATAGTTTACTTTCAAGATTAACACTTCATCTAAACGAAATAGATGATTTTAGCGAGCTTCCCATTCCGTTTTTTTGTATTGCTACAAATATAGAAACTGGAGAGGCCGTTATGTTAGATAAGGGGAATTTAGCGCAGTCAGTTATGGCTAGTGGTGCATTGCCTTCCATATTTCAACCAGTAGTTATTGATGATAAAGTTTTAACCGATGGAGGTGTAGTCAATAATTATCCTATAGATGAATTGAGAGCCAAAGGTATGGATGTCATTATTGGAGTAGATGTCCAGCATGGGTTGGTTGGTCGTAAAAAACTAACTTCTGCTCCCGATGTTTTGCTTCAAATAAATAATTTCAGAACCATCAACGCCATGAAGGTAAAGGCACCTAAAACAGATATCTATATAAAACCAGATATAGAAGACTTTACCGTAGTGTCCTTTAGCGAAGGAGCGAAAATTATTGAAACAGGTAAGCAAGCAGCTATAAATCGGATTGAGGCTTTAAAGGATTTAGCAGAAAAAGGTTTAAAAGAAGACACCAGACCAATACCCGAAATAAAAGGACAAGACAGTATTGTAATTAATTCGATTTCGCTAAAAGGGAAAAATAGTTATACAAGAGCTTATGTTTTGGGTAAGTTAAAGTTAAAACAGAATAAAAAGATAAGTTATAAAACCTTTAATAAAGGTGTAAACAGTTTGGTGGCTACAAATAATTTTGACTCATTCCTGTATGAATTTGAAAAAACAGAAGGAACAGAAGGTTACGACTTACACGGTACTTTAGTAGAAACCAAAAACACAGCGTTTTTAAAAGCAGGAATTCACTATGACGATTTATATAAAAGTGGATTATTGTTAAACATAACAAAAAAACACCTCTTATTCGATAATGATGTGGCATCGTTAGATGTTATTTTAGGCGATAATGTTAGGTATAATTTTGAGTACTTAATCGATAAAGGCTTTTATTGGAGTATCGGTATAAAATCTGGATTTCAGCAATTCCACAAAAATATAAGTGCGCAATTATTGCTTGAAGACGATCAATTAGGCGTTGGATTAAATAAAATAGATGCAGAATTACAAGATCAAACCAATCAGTTTTATGTGCAAAGCCTGTTTAGAAAAGATTTTGCATTTGGTGTAGGAGCAGAACATAAACGTCTAGAAGTAAAATCCCCAACAATTGCAATAAACAATAATCCGGAAGAAGAGTTTTTGTTTGAAAACACAGATTATTTGAGTGTTTTCGGATATTTAAAACTAGATACTTACGACAACAAGTATTTTCCAAAAAAAGGATTTTATTTTGATAGTGACTTGCATTTATACCTTTATGCATCAGACTTCAACAAGGATTTTAAAAAGTTTTCCATAGCCAAAGCAGATATTGGTTATGCCTTTAGTGTTTCGAACAAATTAGCATTCAATTTACAAACCAATGGCGGGTTTAAACTAGGAGATAAATCTACGCAAGCATTAGATTTTGCATTGGGAGGTTATGGTAACAACTTAATAAATAATTTTGAGCCATTCTTAGGATACGATTTTTTATCGCTTACAGGCAATAGTTATGTAAAGGCATCTGCAATTGCCGATTACGAGATTTTTAAAAACCATCATGTTACTTTAGAAGGGAATTGGGCAAATGTAGACGATAATATTTTCGATACGGGCGAATGGTTTACGCTTCCCGATTATAGAGGCTATGCATTAGGTTACGCCATCAATACATTTATAGGACCTGTCCAGGCAAAATTTAGCTATTCCCCAGAGCAAAGGAAAGCCATCTGGTTTTTTAACGTAGGTTTCTGGTTTTAA
- a CDS encoding PAS domain-containing sensor histidine kinase: MVQIIKPPKPIDNVIGYLELKNNSILCSKVFLSDIGYPAKNKEFSLEFFLSKLIHKDDSKLFKNNYFNFTKNNIDFRQSMLIKSKKGKYKEFVCTTNHDNINFNNKVAKSKFLFFNKRKYKTNKKVKKSQFFYKETAEMTSTGSWYVDLIKRKSYWDQQTRRILEYPEDYKPSVNKSVLYYPKESRELAKKLFLRCSIHGESFNTEIKMLTQNNRELWVKAKGKPVFNDKKQIVGIRGVFQNIDETKAKELSLQRTSNIIASQNKRLFNFAHIVSHNLRSHTSNLSLVVELINSTESKDEKLELIKSIEDITSSLNETIEHLNEVVTIQTSTNKSKSQVKFSESLKHVKTSIGQIILKNNATINSDFSKVDTIKYIPAYLESILLNLVTNSIKYKHPERDPIISIQSYMENSRVVLEITDNGIGIDLDKFGGKLFGMYKTFHYNKDAVGIGLFITKNQIEALNGEINVFSEVEKFTTFKITF; this comes from the coding sequence ATGGTTCAAATTATAAAGCCCCCAAAACCAATTGACAATGTCATTGGTTATTTGGAATTGAAAAATAATAGCATTTTATGCTCTAAAGTTTTTCTATCTGATATTGGATACCCTGCAAAGAACAAAGAATTTAGTTTAGAATTCTTTTTAAGCAAGCTTATTCATAAAGACGACAGCAAACTATTTAAAAATAATTATTTTAATTTTACTAAAAACAATATAGACTTTAGGCAGAGTATGCTAATCAAGTCTAAAAAAGGGAAATATAAAGAATTTGTTTGCACAACAAATCACGATAACATTAACTTTAACAATAAAGTAGCAAAGTCAAAATTTCTTTTTTTTAATAAACGGAAATATAAAACCAATAAAAAAGTAAAAAAGAGTCAGTTTTTCTATAAAGAAACTGCCGAGATGACATCAACTGGTAGTTGGTATGTAGACTTGATAAAACGAAAAAGCTATTGGGATCAACAAACAAGAAGAATTTTAGAATATCCTGAAGATTATAAACCTTCTGTAAATAAATCCGTTTTATACTATCCCAAAGAATCCCGCGAACTAGCTAAAAAGCTCTTTTTAAGATGCTCTATTCATGGAGAATCATTTAATACAGAAATAAAAATGCTTACCCAAAACAATCGTGAACTTTGGGTAAAAGCTAAGGGAAAGCCTGTGTTTAATGATAAGAAACAAATAGTTGGCATCCGTGGTGTTTTTCAAAATATCGATGAAACTAAAGCTAAAGAATTAAGTTTACAAAGAACTTCGAACATTATTGCTTCTCAAAATAAAAGACTTTTTAATTTTGCCCATATAGTGTCTCATAATCTTAGGTCTCACACTAGTAATTTATCGCTTGTTGTAGAATTAATAAACTCTACCGAATCTAAAGATGAGAAATTAGAGTTAATTAAAAGTATTGAGGATATAACTTCTAGCCTAAATGAAACTATAGAACATTTAAACGAAGTTGTTACGATTCAAACCAGTACAAATAAGAGTAAATCTCAAGTTAAATTTAGCGAATCATTAAAACACGTAAAAACTTCAATAGGACAAATAATTTTAAAAAATAACGCAACTATAAATTCCGATTTTTCAAAAGTCGATACTATAAAATATATCCCTGCTTATCTTGAAAGTATTTTGTTAAACTTAGTAACAAATTCAATTAAATATAAACACCCCGAACGAGATCCTATTATAAGCATACAATCTTATATGGAAAATTCTAGAGTTGTTTTAGAAATAACCGATAATGGGATTGGAATCGATTTAGATAAATTTGGAGGTAAGCTTTTTGGGATGTACAAAACCTTTCATTATAACAAAGATGCTGTCGGCATTGGTTTATTTATAACAAAAAACCAAATTGAAGCATTAAACGGCGAAATTAATGTTTTTAGTGAAGTTGAAAAATTCACAACTTTTAAAATCACTTTTTAA
- a CDS encoding lipoprotein signal peptidase, translating into MPLKKSIILIILILLVDQISKIYIKTHFRLQESVEVFSWFKIFFIENDGMAWGTKISDFTSFISDRTAKTILTLFRIVAITGIGYWLYTATKNKNSKILILSIALIFAGALGNIIDSVFYGILFDHSYGQVASFLPEAGGYDSLLHGKVVDMLHLPLYNNYLPEWVPFYGGEFFTFFEPVFNVADVAISTGFVMLIIFNKKAFPKRKQEENTNDNDNPETSTDK; encoded by the coding sequence ATGCCCTTAAAAAAATCTATCATACTCATCATACTTATTTTACTTGTAGATCAAATAAGTAAAATATATATAAAAACGCATTTTAGACTTCAAGAAAGCGTAGAAGTATTTAGCTGGTTTAAAATCTTTTTTATTGAAAATGATGGTATGGCCTGGGGGACTAAAATTAGTGACTTCACTTCATTTATATCAGATAGAACTGCAAAAACAATATTAACATTATTTAGAATTGTTGCTATTACCGGTATAGGTTATTGGTTGTATACAGCAACTAAAAATAAAAATTCGAAAATATTAATATTATCTATTGCCTTAATTTTTGCTGGAGCTCTGGGCAATATTATAGACTCTGTTTTCTATGGTATTTTATTTGACCATAGCTATGGTCAAGTTGCATCATTTTTACCAGAAGCTGGGGGCTACGATAGCTTACTTCATGGTAAGGTAGTCGATATGCTGCACCTTCCTTTGTATAATAATTATTTGCCTGAATGGGTACCATTTTACGGAGGCGAATTCTTTACATTTTTCGAACCTGTTTTCAATGTAGCCGATGTAGCCATAAGTACAGGTTTTGTAATGCTGATTATTTTTAATAAAAAAGCATTCCCTAAGAGAAAGCAAGAGGAAAATACCAACGACAACGATAATCCAGAAACTTCAACAGATAAATAG
- the uvrC gene encoding excinuclease ABC subunit UvrC, translating to MDVPALDIQLKTLPNAPGVYQYFDANDTILYVGKAKNLKKRVSSYFTKTHDSGKTRVLVKKIVRIKHIVVDTETDALLLENNLIKKHMPRYNVMLKDDKTYPWICIKKERFPRVFSTRRVFKDGSEYFGPYTSMKTVSTLLDLINGLYHLRTCKYHLSQDKIESGKYKVCLEYHLGNCKGACEGLETEEEYHGNIKAIKEILKGNFKDSLSQFKKQMKQFAEDMQFEEAQKIKEKIEVLENYQAKSTIVNPKISNVDVFSIVSDESYGYVNFLQLSYGSIIRSHTLEVKKKLDETDLQLLELAIIEIRQRFNSNSKEIYVPFEVDLGKKIKVTVPKLGDKKHILDLSIRNAKYYRMERFKQDKIVDPDRHANRIMAQMKADLRLSEEPRHIECFDNSNIQGTNPVAACVVFKNGKPSKRDYRHFNIKTVVGPDDFASMEEVVYRRYKRLVEEEQPLPQLIIIDGGKGQLSSALKSLDALNLRGKIAIIGIAKRLEELFYPDDPIPLYLDKKSETLKIIQQLRNEAHRFGIEHHRNRRSKNALNTELETIPGIGEKTVVELLKRFKSAKRVANAKLDELEDVVGLSRAEKVYNYYNKK from the coding sequence ATGGATGTACCAGCATTAGACATACAATTAAAAACCTTGCCAAATGCCCCAGGGGTATATCAATATTTTGATGCTAATGATACGATTTTATACGTAGGAAAAGCTAAAAATTTAAAGAAGCGGGTCAGTTCTTATTTTACAAAAACTCACGATAGTGGTAAAACCAGAGTGCTTGTAAAAAAAATTGTAAGAATAAAACATATTGTAGTAGATACAGAAACGGATGCACTGTTGCTGGAAAACAACTTGATTAAAAAGCACATGCCCCGGTATAACGTCATGCTTAAAGACGATAAAACCTATCCGTGGATTTGTATAAAAAAAGAGCGTTTCCCCAGAGTGTTTTCAACCCGTCGTGTCTTTAAGGATGGGAGCGAGTATTTTGGACCTTATACCAGTATGAAAACGGTTTCAACCCTATTAGATTTGATAAATGGGTTATACCATTTAAGAACCTGTAAATATCATTTATCACAAGACAAAATAGAGTCAGGTAAATACAAGGTGTGCTTAGAATATCATTTAGGAAACTGTAAAGGGGCTTGCGAAGGCTTGGAAACCGAAGAAGAGTATCATGGCAATATAAAGGCTATTAAAGAAATTTTAAAAGGTAACTTTAAAGATTCGCTGTCGCAATTTAAAAAGCAAATGAAACAGTTTGCAGAAGACATGCAATTTGAAGAAGCCCAAAAAATAAAAGAAAAAATAGAGGTATTAGAAAACTACCAGGCAAAATCTACCATAGTAAACCCTAAGATTAGTAATGTGGATGTGTTTTCTATAGTAAGTGACGAAAGTTATGGTTATGTTAATTTTTTACAACTATCATATGGTTCTATAATAAGATCGCATACCTTAGAGGTAAAAAAGAAACTAGACGAAACCGATTTACAACTTTTAGAGCTGGCTATTATTGAAATTAGGCAGCGTTTTAATTCTAATTCAAAAGAAATATATGTGCCTTTTGAAGTTGATTTAGGTAAGAAGATTAAAGTAACGGTACCAAAATTAGGAGACAAAAAGCATATTTTGGATTTATCGATTCGAAACGCCAAATATTATAGAATGGAGCGTTTTAAGCAAGATAAAATTGTAGATCCAGATAGACATGCTAATAGAATAATGGCCCAAATGAAAGCAGATTTAAGACTTTCTGAAGAGCCAAGACATATTGAATGTTTTGATAATTCTAACATTCAAGGAACAAACCCAGTGGCTGCATGTGTGGTTTTTAAAAATGGAAAGCCCAGTAAAAGGGATTACCGTCATTTTAATATAAAAACAGTTGTTGGGCCAGACGATTTCGCATCGATGGAAGAAGTGGTGTACAGACGTTATAAGCGTTTGGTTGAAGAAGAGCAACCCTTACCGCAACTTATTATTATTGATGGAGGTAAAGGTCAGCTATCTTCAGCATTAAAAAGCTTGGATGCACTAAATTTAAGAGGTAAAATAGCTATTATAGGAATAGCAAAACGTTTAGAAGAGTTGTTCTATCCAGACGACCCTATTCCATTGTATTTAGATAAGAAGAGCGAAACCTTAAAAATTATACAACAGTTGCGTAACGAAGCGCATCGTTTTGGGATCGAACATCATAGAAATAGACGAAGCAAAAATGCATTAAATACAGAATTGGAAACCATTCCCGGAATAGGAGAAAAAACTGTTGTAGAATTGTTAAAACGTTTTAAATCGGCAAAACGCGTAGCAAACGCGAAGTTGGATGAACTAGAAGATGTTGTAGGTTTGTCGAGAGCAGAGAAAGTATATAATTATTACAATAAAAAGTAA
- the rimK gene encoding 30S ribosomal protein S6--L-glutamate ligase, whose protein sequence is MNIVVLSRNPNLFSTNRLVDEGEKRGHFMEVIDPLKCDLIIEKEKPTIYYKDRYLDYVDAIIPRIGASATFFGCAVVRQFEMMNVFTSVTSDAIIRSRDKLRSFQRLSKAGIGMPKTVFTNYSRDVEKVIAHVGGTPVIIKLLEGTQGLGVVLAETKNAAESVLEAFNGLQARALVQEYISEAKGADIRALVVDGQVVGAIKRQGKEGEFRSNLHRGGSAEIIKLNEAELKVAMKASRALKLPVCGVDMLQSQRGPLLLEVNSTPGLEGIETSTGKNIAKSIITYIERNRRS, encoded by the coding sequence ATGAATATTGTTGTACTATCGCGAAATCCTAATTTATTTTCAACAAACCGTCTTGTCGATGAAGGTGAAAAACGAGGCCATTTTATGGAAGTTATCGACCCCTTAAAATGTGATCTCATTATTGAAAAAGAAAAACCTACCATTTATTACAAGGATCGTTACTTAGATTATGTAGACGCTATTATTCCTCGAATTGGCGCTTCGGCTACCTTTTTTGGATGTGCTGTTGTTAGGCAATTTGAAATGATGAATGTATTTACTTCGGTTACATCGGATGCCATTATACGATCGAGAGATAAGCTTAGAAGTTTTCAAAGGCTTTCTAAAGCAGGAATTGGCATGCCAAAAACAGTATTCACCAATTACTCAAGAGATGTTGAGAAGGTGATTGCCCATGTTGGCGGCACACCTGTTATAATAAAACTTCTTGAAGGGACTCAAGGACTTGGTGTTGTATTGGCTGAAACCAAAAATGCGGCCGAATCTGTTTTAGAAGCTTTTAACGGATTGCAGGCAAGAGCTCTGGTTCAAGAATATATCTCTGAAGCTAAAGGCGCAGACATTAGGGCTTTAGTGGTAGATGGACAGGTTGTTGGTGCTATAAAAAGGCAAGGTAAGGAAGGTGAATTTCGTTCTAACTTACATAGAGGTGGTTCTGCTGAAATTATTAAACTTAATGAAGCCGAATTAAAAGTTGCCATGAAAGCATCTAGGGCTTTAAAGCTTCCTGTTTGTGGTGTCGATATGTTGCAGTCTCAAAGAGGCCCACTACTTTTAGAGGTAAATTCTACTCCTGGGCTGGAAGGTATTGAAACATCTACAGGCAAAAACATTGCCAAAAGCATCATTACATACATAGAGAGAAATAGACGCAGTTAA
- a CDS encoding homogentisate 1,2-dioxygenase, producing MPFYHKLGSIPHKRHIQFRKPDGSLYYEQLFGTVGFDGMSTNSYHEQRPTQVKEIKKQYSVAPKIALKNNIKSYRLKGFQVKPEQDYLESRKAVLVNSDCAIVLAAPKQSTNDYFYKNTDADELIFIHKGTGKLRTMFGNLDFKYGDYLLVPRGIIYKIDFDTDDNRLFIVESHRPIYTPKRYRNWFGQLLEHSPFCERDIRRPEELETYNESGDFLIKVKKQGDIIEMVYASHPFDVVGYDGYNYPYAFSIHDFEPITGRIHQPPPVHQTFETDAFVVCSFVPRLYDYHPESIPAPYNHSNIDSDEVLYYVDGDFMSRNDIDAGHISLHPAGIPHGPHPGAAERSIGKLKTDELAVMVDTFKPLMVTEEAMKIADEDYYKSWL from the coding sequence ATGCCTTTTTATCATAAATTAGGAAGTATTCCGCATAAACGTCATATTCAATTTAGAAAACCTGATGGTAGTTTGTATTACGAACAGTTATTCGGGACCGTTGGCTTTGACGGAATGTCTACAAATAGTTACCACGAGCAACGCCCAACACAAGTAAAAGAAATAAAAAAACAGTATAGCGTTGCACCAAAAATTGCTTTAAAGAACAATATAAAATCGTACCGCTTAAAAGGATTTCAGGTAAAACCAGAACAGGATTATTTAGAAAGCAGAAAAGCAGTACTAGTAAATAGTGATTGCGCCATAGTATTGGCGGCACCAAAACAATCAACAAACGATTATTTTTATAAAAATACCGATGCAGACGAGCTCATATTCATTCATAAAGGAACAGGGAAACTAAGAACGATGTTTGGTAATCTTGATTTTAAATATGGAGATTACCTATTAGTTCCTAGAGGTATTATTTATAAAATAGATTTCGATACCGATGATAACAGACTATTTATAGTTGAATCCCACAGACCAATATACACACCAAAGCGTTATAGAAACTGGTTCGGACAGTTATTAGAGCATTCACCGTTTTGCGAAAGAGATATTCGTAGACCCGAAGAATTGGAAACCTATAATGAATCTGGAGACTTTTTAATAAAAGTAAAAAAGCAAGGAGATATTATAGAAATGGTTTATGCTTCACATCCCTTTGATGTAGTTGGTTACGATGGGTATAATTATCCGTATGCATTTTCAATTCACGACTTTGAACCTATAACAGGGCGTATTCACCAACCACCACCAGTACATCAAACTTTCGAGACCGATGCTTTTGTGGTGTGTAGTTTTGTACCGCGTTTATACGACTATCATCCAGAATCCATTCCAGCACCTTACAATCATAGTAATATAGATAGTGATGAGGTGTTGTATTATGTAGATGGCGATTTTATGAGTAGGAACGATATTGATGCAGGACATATCTCGTTACATCCAGCTGGGATTCCTCACGGACCACACCCCGGAGCAGCAGAAAGAAGTATTGGTAAGCTAAAAACCGATGAACTCGCTGTTATGGTAGACACATTCAAACCTTTAATGGTTACTGAAGAAGCTATGAAAATAGCCGATGAAGATTATTATAAATCTTGGTTATAA
- a CDS encoding 5-formyltetrahydrofolate cyclo-ligase: MIKSELRTKYKKLRNDLSLHQIDDLSISIANQVLKLPIWDHTFYHLFLSIKEQKEVNTDYILNILSGKDKNIVISKSDFKTGLMTHFLLTDNTTIKKNSYNIPEPVDGIPILNDSIEVVFIPLLGFDKIGNRVGYGKGFYDRFLVNCKPETIKIGLSFFEAENSITDVYENDVTLNYCVTPKTVYSF; encoded by the coding sequence ATGATTAAATCTGAACTACGAACTAAATACAAAAAACTTCGAAATGATTTATCTCTTCATCAAATTGATGATTTAAGTATCTCTATTGCTAATCAAGTTTTAAAATTACCTATTTGGGATCACACTTTTTATCATTTGTTTCTTTCTATTAAAGAACAAAAAGAGGTTAACACAGATTATATCCTCAACATTCTATCTGGAAAAGATAAAAACATTGTTATTTCCAAGAGTGATTTTAAAACGGGACTTATGACCCATTTTCTTTTAACAGATAATACAACGATAAAAAAGAACAGTTATAACATTCCTGAACCTGTTGATGGGATACCTATTTTAAATGACAGTATTGAAGTCGTTTTTATCCCGCTTCTAGGTTTTGATAAAATAGGGAACAGGGTAGGTTATGGCAAAGGGTTTTACGATCGTTTTTTAGTAAATTGCAAACCAGAAACTATCAAAATAGGCTTGTCTTTTTTTGAAGCCGAAAATAGCATTACAGATGTTTATGAAAATGATGTAACGTTGAATTATTGTGTAACTCCTAAAACTGTTTATTCGTTTTAG
- a CDS encoding succinylglutamate desuccinylase/aspartoacylase family protein: MANTKKDILTILGISIKPGESKEVNFDVANLHTSTPVNVPVIIERSKKPGPTVLFTAGIHGDEVNGVEIVRQIIAKGINKPKCGTTICIPVINVFGFINLKREFPDGRDLNRVFPGSSNGSLASRVAHKLIHEIIPHVDYIMDFHTGGSGRFNAPQIRIVEGERELNDLAKVFGAPFVLYSKHLNKSFRNTCAKLGKVMLLFEGGKSFHIDDLITNSGVNGVKRVLNHLDMLSSKFKVSVPKKDCILIKKSKWKRAKYSGMFKASATISSKVLKGDILGNITDPYGKFNYFVKADNSGYIINVNEAPIVYQGDALFHISTKLED, translated from the coding sequence ATGGCTAATACTAAAAAAGACATATTAACCATTCTTGGTATATCTATAAAACCTGGAGAGAGCAAAGAGGTTAATTTTGATGTTGCTAATTTGCATACATCTACTCCTGTAAATGTTCCAGTAATTATTGAGCGCTCCAAAAAACCGGGACCAACGGTATTGTTTACCGCCGGTATACATGGTGACGAAGTTAACGGGGTGGAGATTGTTAGACAAATTATTGCTAAAGGTATTAACAAACCTAAATGCGGCACTACCATTTGTATCCCGGTTATCAATGTTTTTGGGTTTATAAATTTAAAACGGGAATTTCCAGATGGACGTGATTTAAATCGTGTATTCCCTGGTAGTTCTAACGGTTCTTTAGCAAGTAGGGTGGCTCATAAGTTAATACATGAGATTATACCACATGTAGATTATATTATGGATTTTCATACGGGTGGTTCCGGCAGGTTTAATGCACCACAAATACGTATTGTTGAGGGAGAAAGAGAACTTAACGACTTGGCTAAAGTGTTTGGGGCTCCCTTTGTATTGTACTCTAAGCATTTAAACAAATCTTTTAGAAACACCTGTGCAAAACTAGGAAAGGTTATGCTCCTTTTTGAAGGCGGGAAGTCTTTCCATATAGATGATTTAATAACCAATTCGGGAGTTAACGGTGTTAAACGTGTTTTAAATCATTTAGATATGTTAAGCTCTAAATTTAAAGTTTCGGTTCCTAAAAAAGATTGTATTCTTATAAAGAAAAGTAAATGGAAACGTGCTAAGTACTCGGGTATGTTTAAAGCTTCTGCTACAATAAGTTCCAAAGTTCTTAAAGGTGATATTTTGGGCAATATTACAGATCCGTATGGAAAGTTTAACTACTTTGTAAAAGCAGACAATTCTGGTTACATAATAAACGTAAACGAAGCGCCTATTGTTTATCAAGGTGATGCTCTTTTTCATATAAGTACCAAACTTGAAGATTGA
- a CDS encoding response regulator yields MSNKLIELACIIDDDDIYINLIKRVIETKKLCENLIVFKNGKQSIDYFQALLENLDRDKIPDIILIDLNMPIMDGWEFIEQFTKIKNKFNKLITLYIVSSSINPADIDRAKSLNSIEGYLVKPIVINKLERIFNKSA; encoded by the coding sequence ATGAGTAATAAATTAATCGAACTTGCTTGCATTATAGACGATGATGATATATACATAAATCTAATAAAACGCGTCATTGAAACAAAGAAGCTCTGTGAAAACCTTATCGTTTTTAAAAACGGAAAGCAAAGTATAGATTACTTTCAGGCATTGCTAGAAAACTTAGATCGTGACAAAATTCCAGACATTATTCTTATAGATTTAAATATGCCTATTATGGATGGATGGGAGTTTATTGAACAGTTTACTAAAATAAAAAACAAGTTTAATAAATTAATTACGCTCTACATTGTTAGTTCATCTATAAACCCTGCAGATATTGATCGTGCAAAATCTTTAAATAGTATTGAAGGCTACCTTGTAAAACCTATTGTTATTAATAAATTAGAGCGTATTTTTAATAAAAGTGCGTAG
- a CDS encoding TraR/DksA family transcriptional regulator — protein MSTDANVRYSDKDLAEFKELITEKIEKAQHDLDLIKSAYMNDHNNGTEDTSPTFKAFDEGSAVMSKESNSQLAIRQEKFIRDLKNALIRIENKTYGICRVTKKLINKERLKLVPHATLSIEAKNMQ, from the coding sequence ATGAGTACAGACGCAAATGTAAGATATTCTGACAAAGACTTAGCAGAGTTTAAAGAGTTAATAACGGAAAAGATAGAAAAAGCACAGCATGATTTAGATCTTATAAAAAGTGCGTATATGAACGACCATAATAATGGAACAGAAGATACGTCACCTACATTTAAGGCCTTTGATGAAGGAAGTGCTGTTATGAGTAAGGAGTCTAATTCGCAACTAGCTATTAGACAAGAAAAGTTTATTCGTGATCTTAAAAATGCGTTAATTAGAATAGAAAATAAAACATACGGTATTTGTCGTGTAACAAAGAAGCTAATTAACAAAGAGCGCTTAAAGTTAGTACCTCACGCTACTTTAAGTATAGAAGCAAAAAACATGCAGTAA